From one Streptomyces sp. CA-210063 genomic stretch:
- a CDS encoding isoprenyl transferase has protein sequence MNLRDTLRGLLVRVYARRVEGHLDHAQVPQHIGVIMDGNRRWAKAAGSTTAQGHRAGAHKIEEFLGWCTETDVKVVTLWLFSTDNFGRPQEELVPLFGIIEDVVRTLAADGRWRVHHVGTLDQLPGQLQTALKESEESTADVDGILVNVAIGYGGRQEIADAVRSMVQDAHDKGTSMEELAEKVSVDLIGSHLYTGDQPDPDLVIRTSGEQRLSGFMLWQTAHSEYYFCDVFWPAFRKVDFLRALRDYAARHRRYGG, from the coding sequence GTGAACCTGCGCGACACACTGCGCGGCCTGCTGGTCAGGGTCTACGCACGCAGGGTCGAGGGCCACCTCGACCACGCCCAGGTGCCCCAGCACATCGGCGTCATCATGGACGGCAACCGGCGCTGGGCGAAGGCCGCGGGCTCCACGACCGCGCAGGGCCACCGGGCCGGGGCGCACAAGATCGAGGAATTCCTCGGCTGGTGCACCGAGACGGACGTGAAGGTCGTCACCCTCTGGCTGTTCTCCACGGACAACTTCGGCCGCCCCCAGGAAGAACTGGTCCCCCTCTTCGGGATCATCGAGGACGTCGTCCGCACCCTCGCCGCCGACGGCCGCTGGCGGGTGCACCACGTGGGCACCCTCGACCAGCTGCCCGGGCAGCTGCAGACCGCGCTGAAGGAGTCCGAGGAGTCCACCGCGGACGTCGACGGAATACTGGTCAACGTCGCCATCGGCTACGGCGGCCGCCAGGAGATCGCCGACGCCGTACGGTCGATGGTCCAGGACGCGCACGACAAGGGCACCTCCATGGAGGAGCTCGCCGAGAAGGTCTCCGTCGACCTGATCGGCAGCCACCTCTACACCGGCGACCAGCCCGACCCGGACCTGGTGATCCGTACGAGCGGCGAGCAGCGGCTGTCCGGATTCATGCTCTGGCAGACCGCGCACTCCGAGTACTACTTCTGCGACGTCTTCTGGCCGGCCTTCCGGAAGGTCGACTTCCTGCGCGCCCTGCGTGACTACGCGGCGCGACACCGGCGTTACGGAGGCTGA
- a CDS encoding PhoH family protein, translated as MVTSTKRRMPDRRTYVLDTSVLLADPNALSRFDEHEVVLPIVVVTELEAKRHHPELGYFARQALRLLDEFRVRHGRLDAPIPIGELGGTVRVELNHSDPSVLPSGYRLGDNDSRILAVARNLQAEGFDVTVVSKDLPLRIKASSVGLLAEEYRAELAITDASGWTGMSELTLPGEQVDILFEEGTLYVPEASELPVHTGLTIQSERGNALGRVTPDGNIRLVRGDREAFGIKGRSAEQRIALDLLLDPDVGILSMGGRAGTGKSALALCAGLEAVLERRQHQKVMVFRPLYAVGGQELGYLPGSESEKMSPWAQAVFDTLSAVTSREVIEEVTARGMLEVLPLTHIRGRSLHDAFVIVDEAQSLERNVLLTVLSRIGANSRVVLTHDVAQRDNLRVGRYDGVVAVVEKLKGHPLFAHVTLTRSERSQIAALVTEMLEDGQI; from the coding sequence GTGGTGACCAGCACAAAGCGCCGTATGCCAGACCGGCGCACCTACGTCCTCGACACCAGCGTCCTGCTGGCCGACCCGAATGCTTTGAGCCGCTTCGACGAGCACGAAGTCGTGCTTCCGATCGTGGTGGTCACGGAGCTGGAGGCGAAGAGGCACCATCCCGAACTCGGCTACTTCGCCCGGCAGGCCCTGCGCCTGCTGGACGAGTTCCGGGTCCGGCACGGCCGCCTCGACGCCCCCATCCCGATCGGGGAGCTCGGCGGGACCGTGAGGGTCGAGCTCAACCACTCGGATCCCAGCGTGCTGCCAAGCGGCTACCGCCTGGGGGACAACGACTCCCGCATCCTCGCGGTCGCCCGCAATCTGCAGGCCGAGGGCTTCGACGTCACGGTGGTGTCGAAGGACCTGCCCCTGAGGATCAAGGCGTCGTCCGTGGGCCTCCTCGCCGAGGAGTACCGCGCGGAGTTGGCCATCACGGACGCCTCCGGGTGGACCGGGATGTCCGAGCTGACGCTGCCGGGCGAACAGGTGGACATCCTGTTCGAGGAGGGGACCCTCTATGTCCCCGAGGCGAGCGAGCTCCCCGTGCACACGGGTCTGACGATCCAGTCGGAGCGCGGCAACGCGCTCGGCCGGGTGACGCCCGACGGCAACATCCGTCTCGTACGGGGCGACCGGGAGGCCTTCGGCATCAAGGGCCGCAGCGCGGAGCAGCGCATCGCGCTGGACCTGCTGCTCGACCCGGACGTGGGCATCCTGTCGATGGGCGGCCGGGCCGGCACCGGAAAGTCGGCGCTGGCACTGTGCGCGGGACTGGAGGCGGTGCTCGAACGCCGTCAGCACCAGAAGGTGATGGTCTTCCGGCCGCTGTACGCGGTGGGCGGGCAGGAGCTCGGCTATCTGCCCGGTTCCGAGTCCGAGAAGATGAGCCCCTGGGCGCAGGCGGTCTTCGACACGCTCTCCGCGGTCACCAGCCGCGAGGTCATCGAGGAGGTCACCGCACGCGGGATGCTGGAGGTGCTGCCGCTCACGCACATCCGCGGCCGTTCCCTGCACGACGCGTTCGTGATCGTGGACGAGGCACAGTCGCTGGAGCGGAACGTCCTGCTGACCGTGCTGTCCCGGATCGGCGCGAACTCGCGTGTGGTCCTGACACACGACGTGGCCCAGCGCGACAACCTGCGCGTCGGCCGCTACGACGGTGTCGTCGCCGTGGTCGAGAAGCTGAAGGGCCATCCGCTCTTCGCCCACGTCACGCTGACGAGGTCCGAACGGTCCCAGATCGCGGCCCTGGTGACCGAAATGCTGGAGGACGGGCAGATCTGA
- a CDS encoding transglycosylase SLT domain-containing protein, with translation MSRISVRGFAVASATAVTAVGSVVGVASGSTAQTTTDDAEAVANDTTLLADIPVGQQAQVQTASLTAQADAQAIAADASARKDAEETARKKAAQDAIDKQKAAEKAEQERKAKEEAEAKSEAAGSLGDVPVKSSYTVAEIQAMAKAVVASDQWTCFSNIVNHESTWNYQAVNPSSGAYGLFQALPAGKYASAGADWRTNPATQIKWGLNYMEVRYGSPCEAWSFWQANNWY, from the coding sequence GTGAGCCGGATTTCGGTCCGGGGATTCGCAGTGGCCTCGGCCACCGCGGTCACCGCAGTCGGCAGTGTCGTCGGAGTCGCCTCGGGCAGCACCGCGCAGACGACCACTGACGACGCCGAGGCGGTCGCGAACGACACCACGTTGCTCGCCGACATACCCGTGGGCCAGCAGGCCCAGGTTCAGACCGCATCCCTGACTGCACAGGCCGACGCCCAGGCCATCGCCGCCGACGCGAGCGCCCGCAAGGACGCCGAGGAGACCGCCCGTAAGAAGGCGGCCCAGGACGCGATCGACAAGCAGAAGGCGGCGGAGAAGGCCGAGCAGGAGCGCAAGGCGAAGGAGGAGGCCGAGGCGAAGTCCGAGGCCGCCGGTTCGCTCGGTGACGTCCCGGTCAAGAGCTCGTACACCGTCGCCGAGATCCAGGCGATGGCGAAGGCTGTCGTGGCGAGCGACCAGTGGACGTGCTTCAGCAACATCGTGAACCACGAGTCCACCTGGAACTACCAGGCCGTCAACCCGTCCTCGGGTGCCTACGGTCTCTTCCAGGCGCTGCCCGCCGGCAAGTACGCGTCCGCCGGCGCCGACTGGCGGACCAACCCGGCCACGCAGATCAAGTGGGGCCTCAACTACATGGAAGTGCGCTACGGCAGCCCCTGTGAGGCCTGGTCGTTCTGGCAGGCCAACAACTGGTACTAG
- a CDS encoding AI-2E family transporter, with the protein MARVPGWLGRLGAGLSGWGERLERRRAEIESESERSADDRDAAGSGRDADNGAAGSGDSGGAGGSGGSEGATGPEAGTGTGTGGESGREAGGGSPGSPVGGRRQTSAPVLYSRPDPASAVPWGMRVAAEAGWRLLVLAGTVWVLMRIISSVQLLVLSFTTALLVTALLQPTVARLTRIGVPRGLATALTAVLGFVVMGLIGWFVTWQVMENIDDLSGQVQDGIDELRRWLLDSPFHVTENQINDIAQNLREAISDNTDTITTAGLEGVTVIVEALTGILLTMFSTLFLLYDGKRIWQWTLKLVPAAARPGVAGAGPRAWQTLTAYVRGTVIVALIDAIFIGLGIYFLDVPMAVPLAVFIFLFAFIPLVGAVVSGALAVVVALVTQGVFAAVMTLVVVLAVQQIEGHILQPFILGRAVRVHPLAVVLSVAAGGMVAGIGGAVVAVPLVAVTNTVVGSLRAYADEVQRARMKAGGG; encoded by the coding sequence ATGGCGCGGGTTCCCGGGTGGCTCGGCCGGCTCGGCGCCGGACTCAGCGGGTGGGGCGAGCGGTTGGAGCGCCGCCGGGCGGAGATCGAGTCGGAGTCCGAGCGCTCCGCCGACGACCGGGACGCCGCCGGGAGCGGCCGTGACGCCGACAACGGCGCCGCCGGCTCAGGGGACTCCGGTGGCGCAGGTGGCTCAGGTGGCTCCGAGGGTGCCACTGGGCCCGAAGCCGGGACCGGGACCGGGACCGGGGGCGAAAGCGGGCGCGAGGCTGGGGGCGGCTCTCCGGGCTCCCCCGTAGGCGGCCGGCGCCAGACGTCCGCCCCTGTGCTCTACTCCCGCCCCGACCCCGCGTCCGCGGTGCCCTGGGGCATGCGGGTCGCGGCCGAGGCCGGGTGGCGGCTGCTCGTCCTCGCGGGCACCGTCTGGGTGTTGATGCGGATCATCAGCTCCGTACAGCTGCTGGTGCTGTCGTTCACCACCGCGCTGCTCGTCACCGCGCTGCTCCAGCCGACCGTGGCACGGCTGACCCGGATCGGCGTACCGCGCGGCCTCGCCACGGCTCTGACCGCCGTCCTCGGCTTCGTCGTCATGGGGCTGATCGGCTGGTTCGTCACCTGGCAGGTCATGGAGAACATCGACGACCTCTCCGGCCAGGTCCAGGACGGTATCGACGAGTTGCGGCGCTGGCTGCTCGACAGCCCGTTCCACGTCACCGAGAACCAGATCAACGACATCGCCCAGAACCTCCGCGAGGCGATCAGCGACAACACGGACACGATCACCACGGCGGGCCTGGAGGGCGTGACCGTCATCGTCGAGGCGCTCACCGGCATCCTGCTGACGATGTTCTCCACGCTCTTCCTGTTGTACGACGGCAAGCGGATCTGGCAGTGGACCCTGAAGCTGGTGCCGGCGGCGGCCCGGCCGGGTGTGGCGGGCGCCGGGCCGCGGGCCTGGCAGACATTGACGGCGTATGTGCGCGGCACGGTGATAGTGGCGCTGATCGACGCGATCTTCATCGGCCTGGGAATCTATTTCCTGGACGTGCCGATGGCCGTCCCGCTCGCCGTCTTCATCTTCCTCTTCGCCTTCATCCCCCTGGTGGGTGCGGTCGTCTCGGGTGCGCTGGCCGTGGTCGTGGCGCTGGTGACGCAGGGCGTCTTCGCGGCCGTCATGACGCTGGTCGTCGTGCTCGCGGTCCAGCAGATCGAGGGGCACATCCTCCAGCCGTTCATCCTCGGGCGCGCCGTACGGGTGCATCCCCTGGCCGTCGTCCTGTCGGTCGCCGCGGGCGGCATGGTCGCGGGGATCGGGGGCGCGGTGGTGGCGGTGCCGCTGGTCGCGGTCACGAACACGGTGGTGGGGTCGTTGCGGGCGTACGCGGACGAGGTCCAGCGGGCACGGATGAAGGCCGGCGGCGGCTGA
- a CDS encoding NAD(P)H-binding protein has product MILATGAAGALGALIAERLADRDDTVLGTRDPQQLPAVLPVRRIDFDDHSTLIRGFDGVDVLVLISAGYGEDDTVIARHGAAIDAAEKAGVGHVVYTSLTADGDHLPYALPHRWTERRLRESTMGWTILRNGLYAELLAGLAAPSEDGRITAPLGEGRLAAVARADLADAAVRVSVEAPVHAGRVYELVGEQAIGGADLARAHGPHVTYEPETLGQARARIAASGAELFQVPMLVGTYSAIAAGFMSRTGGDLRQLLGREPRSPLTAVLA; this is encoded by the coding sequence ATGATCCTGGCTACGGGAGCTGCCGGCGCCTTGGGCGCGCTGATTGCCGAGCGGCTGGCGGACCGTGACGACACGGTCCTTGGAACGCGCGATCCTCAGCAGCTCCCGGCTGTGCTGCCTGTCCGCCGCATCGACTTCGACGATCACAGCACCCTCATCAGGGGCTTCGACGGTGTGGATGTGCTGGTCCTGATCTCCGCGGGCTACGGCGAGGACGACACCGTCATAGCCCGGCACGGCGCCGCCATCGACGCCGCGGAGAAGGCCGGTGTGGGGCATGTCGTCTATACGAGCCTGACCGCCGACGGCGATCACCTCCCTTACGCGCTGCCGCACCGCTGGACCGAGAGGCGGCTCCGGGAGAGCACCATGGGCTGGACGATCCTGCGCAACGGTCTCTACGCGGAGTTGCTGGCCGGGCTCGCGGCGCCGTCGGAGGACGGGCGGATTACCGCCCCGCTCGGCGAGGGCCGTCTGGCAGCCGTTGCGCGGGCGGATCTGGCCGACGCCGCGGTACGGGTGTCGGTGGAGGCACCCGTTCATGCGGGACGCGTCTATGAACTCGTCGGCGAGCAGGCCATCGGCGGCGCCGACCTGGCCCGCGCACACGGACCGCACGTCACCTATGAGCCGGAGACACTCGGCCAGGCCCGCGCGCGCATTGCCGCCTCCGGCGCCGAACTGTTCCAGGTGCCGATGCTGGTGGGTACCTACTCCGCCATCGCTGCCGGATTCATGTCCCGCACCGGTGGTGACCTGCGTCAACTCCTGGGCCGCGAACCCAGATCCCCGCTCACGGCAGTCCTCGCATAG
- a CDS encoding winged helix-turn-helix transcriptional regulator, whose translation MSVGHTGVTTEPVVTCGDEHEDCGIREVLDRIGDKWSVLVVVELAQGVRRFRQLQRAIPGISQRMLTLTVRRLERDGLVTRTVHPTVPPQVEYELTTMGHSLTHLVKALADWSADHRDVIARARQEWDAVHPDSGIR comes from the coding sequence ATGTCAGTAGGGCACACAGGGGTAACCACCGAACCCGTAGTCACTTGCGGCGACGAGCACGAGGACTGCGGGATCCGCGAGGTGCTCGACCGGATCGGGGACAAATGGTCGGTCCTGGTCGTGGTCGAACTGGCCCAGGGCGTACGTCGTTTCCGACAACTGCAACGCGCCATACCCGGGATCTCGCAGCGGATGCTGACGCTCACTGTGCGTCGGCTGGAACGCGACGGGCTGGTCACCCGGACCGTGCACCCGACAGTGCCTCCGCAAGTCGAGTACGAGCTCACGACGATGGGCCACAGCCTCACACATCTGGTGAAAGCCCTCGCGGATTGGTCAGCCGACCACCGCGATGTCATCGCGCGAGCACGCCAAGAATGGGATGCCGTACATCCCGACTCCGGAATCCGCTGA
- a CDS encoding dihydrofolate reductase family protein, with protein MRKIVLMMSVSLDGYMEGPDHELDWQLVDDELHTHFNDVLRDMGAFLEGRVVHEMMAAYWPTADRDPATPRPVADFAAIWRTMPKLVFSRTLQRAEWHTTIVRDVVVEDIKALKAQEGGDLALGGAELAAEFMRHDLVDEYRLYVHPVLLRAGKRLFPAADVETPTGLRLIETRTFGNGVVLLHHERPAP; from the coding sequence ATGCGAAAGATCGTCCTGATGATGTCCGTGTCCCTCGACGGCTACATGGAGGGCCCCGACCACGAGCTCGACTGGCAGCTGGTCGACGACGAACTGCACACGCACTTCAACGACGTGCTCAGGGACATGGGCGCCTTCCTCGAAGGCCGCGTCGTGCACGAGATGATGGCCGCCTATTGGCCCACGGCCGACCGGGACCCCGCCACCCCCCGCCCCGTCGCCGACTTCGCCGCGATCTGGCGGACCATGCCGAAGCTCGTCTTCTCCCGGACCCTCCAGCGCGCCGAGTGGCACACGACGATCGTCCGGGACGTCGTCGTGGAGGACATCAAGGCCCTCAAGGCACAGGAAGGCGGCGACCTCGCCCTGGGCGGCGCCGAACTGGCGGCCGAGTTCATGCGCCACGACCTGGTCGACGAGTACCGGCTCTACGTCCACCCCGTACTGCTGAGAGCGGGCAAGCGGCTCTTCCCGGCGGCCGACGTCGAGACCCCGACCGGCCTACGCCTGATCGAGACCCGCACCTTCGGCAACGGCGTGGTCCTTCTCCACCATGAGCGCCCCGCCCCCTAG
- a CDS encoding endonuclease domain-containing protein produces the protein MRTEDVVLRDGLRVTGVDRTLADLLLSCPRDEALVAVDSALTHRTITVGDRRIRRAPLTHLDRVTAALGERSRGAVRALRWLALADPASGSPAETVARLRMYDAGLRPETQARVVTAAGRVLRLDFLFRARGVAVEIEGYAYHGRREDHRRDVTRFNDLQQSAEVRTVLRFTAEEVFHSPETMIATIRRALE, from the coding sequence GTGCGTACCGAAGACGTGGTCCTACGCGACGGACTGCGGGTCACCGGCGTCGACCGCACTCTGGCCGACCTACTCCTGTCCTGTCCCCGCGACGAGGCGCTCGTGGCCGTCGACTCCGCGCTCACCCACCGCACGATCACCGTGGGCGACCGGCGGATCCGACGAGCACCGCTCACCCACCTCGACAGGGTCACCGCCGCTCTGGGAGAGCGGTCACGCGGCGCCGTCCGAGCCCTGCGGTGGCTGGCGCTCGCCGATCCGGCGTCCGGCTCACCGGCGGAGACGGTGGCGCGGCTGCGCATGTACGACGCCGGTCTGCGCCCAGAGACACAGGCCAGGGTGGTCACCGCCGCCGGACGCGTCCTGCGCCTCGACTTCCTGTTTCGGGCACGGGGCGTCGCCGTCGAGATCGAGGGGTATGCGTACCACGGTCGTCGCGAGGACCACCGGCGGGACGTCACCCGCTTCAACGACCTCCAGCAGTCCGCCGAGGTGCGGACGGTCCTGCGGTTCACGGCGGAGGAGGTGTTCCACTCGCCCGAGACAATGATCGCGACGATCCGGCGGGCTCTTGAGTGA
- a CDS encoding winged helix-turn-helix domain-containing protein encodes MAVDPGDSPIDPNKIAYVYMQVADHIAPRIASGDPRPGARLPGERDLGAEYGVAYLTARRAIRELRERGLVVTLPAKGTFVAYPEDEGTGDDGPDAGAEA; translated from the coding sequence ATGGCAGTGGACCCAGGAGACTCGCCCATCGACCCGAACAAGATCGCGTACGTCTATATGCAGGTGGCCGACCACATCGCCCCCCGGATCGCCTCGGGAGATCCGAGGCCGGGAGCGCGGCTGCCCGGCGAGCGGGATCTCGGGGCGGAGTACGGAGTCGCGTATCTGACCGCCCGTCGCGCCATCCGCGAGCTCCGCGAGCGCGGTCTCGTGGTAACGCTCCCCGCCAAGGGCACCTTCGTCGCCTACCCGGAGGACGAAGGGACCGGCGACGACGGCCCGGATGCGGGGGCGGAGGCCTGA